In Dermacentor andersoni chromosome 11, qqDerAnde1_hic_scaffold, whole genome shotgun sequence, the sequence GGCGCGGGTGCAGAAGAATGATGTCTCCTTCGTTATTCACAACCTGCCTGTGCTGGCCAAAATGGCTGCTGTGGCAAAGGCATGTGGCTCCACCTTCCAGCTGCTGCAGGGCTTCTGTCCCGAGACATCTGATGGCCTGCTGATCTGCCACCCGAGAGAACAGGCAGCAGCCTACTGCAAGGACATCGAGAAGCAGGAAGGCTATCAGGCCTCGGTCAATGGCATCGTGGAGAAATGCTGTCGGACAGCACGCATCATAGACAAGCCCCGTGTCATTGAGGTTCCCTCCAAGGACAAAGAGGGTGAACTTTGGTAGCAACAGTGACGTACGTGCCCCGTCTGTGACCCTCTCACGCACCTGGTTATTTATGCCCAGTTCCTTCCGAATGTCGGCCTGCAGTGGGTGTGCTTCTGTACAGCACTGTGGCCTCACTTCCATTGCTGGGCAAACCCAGCATTGACCTGAGCACTGATGTGACAACTTCTGGAGTGCAGTGCGGCAAAGAATGGTGTGTAGGAGCTCGTTTCTTGCAGCTGATCTATTTTAGGAGACTTGAAGCAACTTGCGATCTTGCTTTCTTCAGATACTGTGTCTTTCATTGCAATGGAGCTGCGCATTTCTAAGGTTTACAATGTGCCAActtggggggggaggggtcgaACTAGCAGCCAAAATGAATGCTTACGTGGGCAGTTCTAAAATACTTTTCTCCTAATTTTCAAACACACTGCCAAATCGATCTGTAGCATTTTCCCAACAGCATTTTCCGGCACGTTCCCGACCctaccctttcttctcgttgcgAAACTAATCGTTTTTGTTCACTTGAATATCACAAGTTCTTTACACACTGAATCGCAAAACTTTGCTTTGGTGCATTCAAATAGAATTTGCTTGTTGCTGGAATCAAATGGAAAGTTTTAATTGAATTGTAcggttttagaaaaaaaaagagctgttgATTTCAAACATTCTACAACGTAGTTTGCGTCATTTAATATAATATATTACATATATTACAGTAGTAAATACACTGGAAGATAGAATTTGCAATATCCGCAGAATATTGAATGTCAGTTTTATTTGACAGAACAAATGTTTATGCAAAGACGCACGTTTGAGAAAGTTTTATTTAATTTGCACCTATTGCCGTGACCACGTCCTCAGAAGGCATACTAAGAATCTATCCATCCTAATAAGGTATTCACGGAAGCCAGGGTCCGCTACTAGTTTGGGTCTGTAATAG encodes:
- the LOC126518164 gene encoding inactive selenide, water dikinase-like protein; the protein is MSRLNRTAALLMHKYNAHGATDVRRGGLLGHAQLLARVQKNDVSFVIHNLPVLAKMAAVAKACGSTFQLLQGFCPETSDGLLICHPREQAAAYCKDIEKQEGYQASVNGIVEKCCRTARIIDKPRVIEVPSKDKEGELW